A portion of the Rhinatrema bivittatum unplaced genomic scaffold, aRhiBiv1.1, whole genome shotgun sequence genome contains these proteins:
- the LOC115082717 gene encoding IQ domain-containing protein H-like yields MIRISQELPSILSHHAQPVNKKCFPTWEKFLQAFLSQGGVIEAFPPSDSITNLTADMLIEPTGEISLVSCGDQIHASSPLKCIGTSIPQASVDSTVLNAICWKVGEACKAKGLLGYFSLDLVTFIHPHTMKQQVWATDLDLFYSDQLALTQVLLYMTQGELNCSSSRFEVAPAASTVKQWRRQYRQELEEAVSICLCY; encoded by the exons ATGATTCGTATCTCTCAGGAACTGCCGAGCATCCTCTCCCACCATGCCCAGCCTGTCAACAAGAAATGCTTTCCCACCTGGGAGAAGTTCCTGCAGGCGTTTCTCAGCCAAG GTGGAGTGATTGAAGCCTTCCCACCCTCGGACAGCATCACAAACCTCACGGCGGATATGCTGATAGAACCCACAGGAGAGATAAGCCTGGTGTCCTGTGGGGATCAGATTCATGCCAGCAGCCCCCTGAAGTGCATAGGCACCTCTATTCCGCAGGCATCAGTTGACTCGACTGTGCTGAATGCCATATGTTGGAAAGTGGGAGAGGCATGCAAGGCCAAAGGCTtgctgggttatttttccctcgaTCTGGTCACCTTCATCCACCCGCACACAATGAAACAGCAG GTGTGGGCTACGGACCTCGACCTTTTCTACAGTGACCAGTTAGCCCTGACTCAGGTCCTCTTATACATGACGCAAGGAGAGCTGAACTGCAGTTCCAGCCGCTTTGAGGTGGCACCTGCCGCCAGCACGGTAAAGCAGTGGCGGCGACAATACCGCCAAGAGCTGGAAGAAGCAGTAAGTATTTGTCTGTGCTACTGA